The genomic DNA tcttataaaatttattctaatttttgagtgactaaaataatttacataaacTGTTGTTTACGAAAAAATCGAGCTAGATAACAATAGTAGTTTTTACTGAATTTACACATGATTTATTTGGTTTAGTTATCAAAAAGCTTTCAACGATTGAGCATATGTGATATATATGTCCATGtagttttattatttgatttgaatttaaataaatgaaagaaaaaaaaagcataccCCTTAAAATTTTCCAATAAGTAGAGATGCCAGTGATAAGCCTAGGGCTGGGCATAAAAACCATACCCGAATATCCAATCCGGAAtccgacccgaaaaaccgggttcgggttggaTTCGGGTTTGCCTTAAAACCctattggattctatttttcaatacccgtgggttcggttaggatcgggtaatacccggtacccgtttgggtatcCATCAAACCCgaatatgtaaacatatttataatatttagtattaatataatgcaattacccaaaaatatgattataattttgaatattttatttagttttatatctaaatatcaaaaataatcaaaatacgaaaataatttgtcacataattcaaaatttagctaaatttatttaaatttaattaattttaaagattttttttgggtacccggtagtttgggtgctaatcgggttctaaaatttgtaacccaaaccgacccgaacccgatagtacccaaaccaaactgaaccatatatctaaaaatacccaatgagTTCTATTTTcctaaacccgtttacccgaacccgaatgggtaatacccgaacccgaacagGTTACCCATGCCCagccaatattttttttttacttttttaccaCACCAAATTACAATTCTAATCgttgtagattaaaaaaatggacCTAAACCCAAAGGCCCAATACTGTTCCGCATCCGCAGTCGCTGACATAAGATAATTTCCTTTAAaagtcaattaaaaaaaaaaaataaaaaaaaaaataaaacaaacacaaattgtattAAGTTTGGGTGCCGTGCAGGTAACACtcaataaaccctaaatccatcCTCTGATTcctttatgtatatatactctttccttatttcttttttttgatccTCTTCCTTATTCCTCACAATCAAAAACCCAATTTTGTTTTCCTGATCATTCGCGAACCCTAATCTTTCTCTCCGATCATCATTCAtcgatatttttcttcttttaggtATGTTTTTGATTTCGCCTCTCTCCCCTTTGTCAATTTCGAGTTTTTGCGTTCTGGGATTTATCCCCAATTTTGGTCTAACAgataaagttttgatcttttttcttaatcatcGCAGATACTAATCGAATCAGTCATGGCTAAGAACTCGTTCAAGCTTTCTAATCCTCTGGGttagtttcttctctttactGATTGATCCATATTACTTTAAGGGTTTTAAGAATTGTGATAGTTTTGTGATTCTAATCTTGTTGATGGAACTCGATTCCTGATTAAGAGTTAGTTTGCTTTGATTTAACTGCTGTGATTCgattttgttatatttgtttctctgtttgctTTTGATAGACCTAATTGATTGTTGAATCTTGGAAGATTTGGTACTTGAATTATATTTCATTGTTGATGTGTTTGTATGATGGATCTATTAGCTGTGATTGTGATTGAATCTTTATGGGTTTGTTTTGATCTCAGAGATGAGAATGGCTGAATCTACTCGTATCAGAGCGAAATACGCAGACAGAGTTCCGGTATGTTTTCTAAACTTTATCCATTACTGAGCAaagttttatagttttttagttgtatatttTCTAATCGGAAATCTAATGCAGGTGATTGTGGAGAAAGCTGGACAGAGTGATGTTCCTGACATTGACAAGAAGAAGTGAGTATATGATACATcatctctctttatctctcttgcTGGATCATAATGTAATCGTTGTCTTTTGTTCAGTAGCTAATTCGTTTGACATTTTTTAAGCAAGCAAGGGTTAGAGTCTTGCTTAGGTTCTAAACTTGAAAAACTGTTACTTTAATTGCTTTGATCGGTTATTGTAGATTCTCGTTACTCAAAGTTTGTTCCTTGCTTAATGTTTACATCTGAGCTCATGTTTTATCtgatcttgtttcttcttccctttagGTATCTTGTACCAGCTGATCTAACCGTTGGCCAGTTTGTATACGTTGTGAGGAAAAGAATCAAGCTTGGAGCTGAAAAAGCAATCTTTGTCTTTGTCAAGGACACATTACCCCCAACTGGTAAAGTATTCTGAGCCCTTCGTTTATAAACATTGTGACTTCCAAGATAcatgttttaatttggtttctcttttctctttaatagCTGCATTGATGTCTGCAATCTATGAAGAGCACAAAGACGAAGATGGGTTTCTCTACATGACATACAGTGGAGAGAACACGTTTGGATCTGCTTGTTGATTGATCGATCatcttgatgatgatttgtaCATTCGTTTACCCTCCTTTAGCTTTTGCTCTGGTTCCTCGACCTTAATAATGTGTTTTACTTTCTGGGTTTTTATCTTaagagttctctctctctctgttctgcTATTGAATGATTTGAAACcagattcttttttttagttggacTTGACATTGACTCACATCTCTgtttttactttgattttgtttcctcTGCTCATGGTCATGGCTATAGCCTATAGTAGTAATATGACATGAAAACAAAACCTCTATTAGtaaataattttaagataaCCAAATCATCGAATCTTGTGTTAAATTTGACTAAACCGGGAAAAGAAGTCGTAAAATTAACCAAACCGAGAGAAAACCAGAGATAAgggagataaaacaattaaataaatatgtcattttCCCATCGTATTATTCCTTTGCGACTGTTGCAGTCCCCGCCGCGATTTGAGCTTCTGCCGTCGTCGACTACACAAGGCAAGGTATGATCGCCCTaattcaattttagggtttttgtttagTGGGTTTCTCAATTAGATTAGAAAGATTCGTGCTTGATTTGTAATTAAATCTTTTTGACCTTATCCCCTGTTTTCGAATTGCTAAACGAACTTGATCTGTATTTCTGGGAAATGACTTTAGTAAATCGTagaagaaaattagaaaactgAGAACCCTGAGTATGTTATTATGTGCTGATTTACAAAGCTAAATTCTCAGTCTTTTGCCTGATTTATGAATCCTCCCTTTTCGTTGATACTAGGAATTTTAACAAAGCTCTTTGCTTTCTGAAATTTATGAACTTTACAAACTGAAAACCCATAGATTCTTCTTATATGCTGATTTTACAAGCTAAATTCTCAGTTTTCGTTACTTAAATGAAATTTatgagctttttttttggtttgtaaattGGACTAAGTTGGAGATTCAATTCTATGTCAGAGTTCTTATAATGAAGAAATGTATGATGCAATgggataatgatgatgatgatgaagctgaCTCATCCGAGgaatcatcttcgtcttctgaCTCAAACCCGGATAACTCAGAGactgggaagaagaagaagagaaagagcaaGAAGCCAATAGGTATAGAAAAGTTTTATTGTTCTTGgtgtattaacatttttgagaTCTCTCTTTTCATggaactttgttttttttttttcggttgcAGCGAGGTTTGCAAAGAAGGATAAGAAAGCTTTCGACTATGAATCACTGCAACAGCATGGTTACAAAGCTGTTGGTCTTCCAGATATACGTGCTCCTGTTGAGAAACAGGATTGGTCATGGAATACGGGAAAGGATAAACAAAGAGTAGAGGAAGTGAAAGAGAGTTATCAAGAACGAGAAGCTACCAGAGCTGCTGCTGTTACAGGTGGCGAGACGATTGAGAATGCGCAGTTGCGTAGTGATAGGAAGAATCTATCTTTCTcacagaaggagaagaagaagagagatttagGACAAGCCAGTAGAGGGAAGAATTacgttgaagaagagaagaggcaGTTGAGAGAGAGTGGTGTTTACTCTGGTTTTGATTCCTAAAAAACATCTCTACTTTGAGGTAAAATCTATGTATTTGATATGTATGCGATGAAACAAGAGCTTGATTCCGCTTAGCATTGTTCTGATTCCTGAAAATCTCAGCTTTAAGTTGAAgtatgtttgatttatttacttCGCTTTTGAATCCTAAGTTCTCAGTTGTAAAATATCTTTGATTGCAAAGAAGAACCAGGAGCTTGGTTTTACTAATAAACACACATTTACATGGAAAAATCAAACACTCTTGTAGCTTTATAATCTTACAATACTGCAATAACTCAAGCTTTGTAGCAGAACTGATCAATGACTCCGTGATCCAAAAGCTTGTGATTTGATTCTCCAAACACCAAAACTTCATCTGTTCTAGCAGTCTGGAACGAGATGaagttattacttattattgaCGGTATTGTCGACTGGTTATGTGGTTTATTCATCGGACCAGATTCAAGAACGACGTCAAAGAATCGACATCTCTCTTCTCAGACGGATACTTGATCGGTCTTGAAGAGTTTTTGGGGAAGACAAGTATCGTCGGGAAGCTACCGAGCTGCAATTCCTGCTTAGCAAACTCCTTCTGGTCACCATCCGCTCTGAATTTCGCAACCTTGATCCCACTTCCAGCCAACTTATCCGCCAGTTCATCATAC from Camelina sativa cultivar DH55 chromosome 2, Cs, whole genome shotgun sequence includes the following:
- the LOC104716796 gene encoding UPF0690 protein C1orf52 homolog; the encoded protein is MKKCMMQWDNDDDDEADSSEESSSSSDSNPDNSETGKKKKRKSKKPIARFAKKDKKAFDYESLQQHGYKAVGLPDIRAPVEKQDWSWNTGKDKQRVEEVKESYQEREATRAAAVTGGETIENAQLRSDRKNLSFSQKEKKKRDLGQASRGKNYVEEEKRQLRESGVYSGFDS
- the LOC104737309 gene encoding autophagy-related protein 8b; the encoded protein is MAKNSFKLSNPLEMRMAESTRIRAKYADRVPVIVEKAGQSDVPDIDKKKYLVPADLTVGQFVYVVRKRIKLGAEKAIFVFVKDTLPPTAALMSAIYEEHKDEDGFLYMTYSGENTFGSAC